Genomic DNA from Chloroflexia bacterium SDU3-3:
GCTCGGCCTGGGCCTGCCGGGCCGACTCGACATCGGCGGGTGTGGGGTCGAGGTAGATCGCGCCCTGTCCACCATCCAGGATGGCCTGGGCGTCGGCGGGCAGATCCAGCAGGGCCTTGCCCGCGCCCACCACCGCCGGGATGCCCAGCGAGCGGGCGATGATCGCGGTGTGCGCGGTGGGGCCGCCCAGCGCGGTGCACAGGCCCAGGATGAGCCGGGGATCGAGCCGCGCGGTGTCGGATGGCAGCAGATCCTCGGCCACCAGGATGACGGGCGACTCGGGCAGCTGCGGCCCGGCCTGGGCGGCGGGCACCAGCAGGCGCAGCACGCGCTGGCCCACGTCGCTCAGGTCGGCGGCGCGGGCCGCTAGGCGCTCGTCGGCCAGCTGCTGCATGGCGGCCACACGCTCCTCGATCGCGCGCTGCCACGACCACGCGGCGCTGTGGCCGTCGTCGATGAGCGAGCCGACCTGGCCCGCCAGCTCGGGGTCGGCCAGCAGCGCCTGGTGGGCCAAAAAGATCGCGGCGTCGCCATCGCCAGCGCGGGCGCGCACATCCTGGTGGAGCTGGCCGAGCTGGGCGTGCGCCGCCGCCAGCGCCTGGCGCAGCGCGTCGTGCTCCTGCTCGGGCGCGGCGGGGGCATCGCGCACCACCACGCGCTGGGCGCGGTAGTGGTACAGCGGCCCCACAGCCAGCCCAGGCGACGCGGCCACGCCCTGCAGCGGGCGCAGCGCCGAGGCGGGCTGCCAGCGGAACTGCTCGGCGGCATCGGGCGCGGGCGCTGCGCTGCCGGGTGCCTCGCCCAGGCCGGACTCCACCGCAGCCTGAAGGGCGGCGACGGCATCGTGGGCATCGGGGCCAGTGGCCGAGATAGTGAAAAGGGCATCGTAGGGGATACCAAGGCGCAGGAGCGAGGCGAGCGACTTTCCATTTGCGGTGTGGGCACCGTAGGCCAGCTGGATATCGGCGGCGAAGCCGCTGGCCAGCTGAACAAACAGGGCGGCGGGCCGGGCGTGCAGGCCGTGGGCGCTGCCCATACGCACCTGCGCCGTCGCATCGCCCGCCCCCGCGCTGGCGGGCGATGCAGCGCCCGCGCGGCGGCGGCCCAGGTGCTGGATGACCACGGCGGGGTCATCGGTGCTGGCCAGCAGCGCGGCAACATCGGCGTCGGCGATCACATCCACCAGGTTGGCCAGCAGGCCCAGGTGCTCGTCGGATCGGGCCGCGATGCCCACCAGCAGCCGCACCTGCTCGCCATTCTTCCAGGCCACCCCGCCCGGCACCTGCAGCACCGCGATGCCGGTGCGGCGGATGAGGTCGCGGTGCTCGTTCAGGCCGTGGGGGATGGCGATGCCGTTGCCCAGGTAGGTGTTGGCCTGCTGCTCGCGGCCAAGCATGCTCTCGATATAGGCTGGCTCGATAAAGCCAGCGTCGGCCAGCAGCTGGCCCACCTGCCGGATGGCATCCTCGCTGGATGCGGCGGTGGCGTGCAGGCGGATCGTGGCGCTCGTCAGTTCGAGCATAGGGGGACTCCTTCGTCTAGCGGGCGCGACGGGCGCTCCAAAGCCTAGGGCCGTGGAGCGCCGGGGCGCGCCAAACCGCAGAGAGTAGATAGGGGCCGGGCAGTGCGCTAGCGCCCCGCCCTACGCGGCTTGCCCCACCGCCTGGGTGCCAGCAGCCGTCACTGGCCGCTTCAGCACAAACAGCATGGCCGTCGAGACCAGCGTGCCCGCCAGGATGGCGACGATATACATGCCCAGATTCGAGACCGCGTTGGGGATGAGCAGCACAAACACCCCGCCGTGCGGCACCTGCAGCGCGCAGCCCGAGACCATCGAGATCGCGCCAGCCACACCCGAGCCAAGCATCAGCGAGGGGATC
This window encodes:
- the ptsP gene encoding phosphoenolpyruvate--protein phosphotransferase — translated: MLELTSATIRLHATAASSEDAIRQVGQLLADAGFIEPAYIESMLGREQQANTYLGNGIAIPHGLNEHRDLIRRTGIAVLQVPGGVAWKNGEQVRLLVGIAARSDEHLGLLANLVDVIADADVAALLASTDDPAVVIQHLGRRRAGAASPASAGAGDATAQVRMGSAHGLHARPAALFVQLASGFAADIQLAYGAHTANGKSLASLLRLGIPYDALFTISATGPDAHDAVAALQAAVESGLGEAPGSAAPAPDAAEQFRWQPASALRPLQGVAASPGLAVGPLYHYRAQRVVVRDAPAAPEQEHDALRQALAAAHAQLGQLHQDVRARAGDGDAAIFLAHQALLADPELAGQVGSLIDDGHSAAWSWQRAIEERVAAMQQLADERLAARAADLSDVGQRVLRLLVPAAQAGPQLPESPVILVAEDLLPSDTARLDPRLILGLCTALGGPTAHTAIIARSLGIPAVVGAGKALLDLPADAQAILDGGQGAIYLDPTPADVESARQAQAELSRLRDAEHATRYQPALTLDGERVEVAANIQRPSDAEVAVQAGAEGIGLMRTEFLFLERAAPPSEDEQYQAYAAMVAALNGLPLIIRTLDIGGDKAVAYFDLPAEQNPFLGVRGLRLCLQRPDIFRTQLRAIYRAALEGPVKIMFPMVATLDELRAAKAIAEQVRLDVGAPPVEIGIMVEVPSVVMMAEEFAREADFFSVGTNDLTQYAMAMDRLHPTLAKQVDALHPAVLRMIAQVVRAASAAGRPVGVCGGIAGEPRGAVILAGLGVAELSMSIPSIPTVKARLRGISMAQAQAVAQRALACATAEQVRQIPLAV